In Desulfoferula mesophila, the genomic window GCTCCTGGGCCTCGCGGACCATGGAGATGCCGAAGCTGCTACCCTCGCGGGCTGGCTTGACGATCACCGGCAGGCCCAGCTCGGCCAGCACCCGCCCGGCGGGATCGGCCTCGCCGCGCCTGAGCACCAGGTCCGGGGCCACGGGAATCCCCGCCGCCCGGAACAGCTCCTTGGCCCGGGGCTTGTCCATGGCCAGGGCGCATCCCAGCACCCCGGCGCATTGGTAGGGCAGGCCCACCAGATCCAACAGCCCCTGCAGGCGGCCGTCCTCGCCCCCGGGGCCGTGCATGATCACCAGGGCCACGTCGAACTCCCCGGCCCGGCGCACCAGATCGACCAGGTCCGTGGCCGGATCGAAGGTCTCCACCGTATGGGGCAGCGATTCCAGGGCCTTGGCCACCGTCCGGCCGGACTTGAGGCTTACCTCGCGCTCGCTGGAGGTGCCGCCCATGATCAGGGCCACCTTGAGGGGGGCGCGGCTCACAGCGTCACCGTCCGGGGAGTCAGGTCGGCCGGGGCGCGGCCGTGGTCAATGTGCGTGAAAATAAGGCTCTCCGCCTGGCGGGCCCGCTCCAGGCCCAGGGCGATGCGCGCCTCCAGGGCCGGATCGCCCCGGCCGTAGCGCTGGGTGATGTAGGCGAAGCGCTCGGGCAGGCTCACCAACTGGTCGTGGGTCACCCGCTTGTCGGCATAGTTGACCACCATGGTTTCGTCCAGGGGCTGCTCCGGCGGCAAAAGCACGTGGTTGGACACCAGGTAGGCCAGCTCGCCGTAGCCCATCTCCTGCATGATGCGCCCGCCCTCCAGGTCGTGGCGGCACTTCTGGCCCAGGCACATGGTCTTGGC contains:
- a CDS encoding D-alanine--D-alanine ligase family protein, which produces MSRAPLKVALIMGGTSSEREVSLKSGRTVAKALESLPHTVETFDPATDLVDLVRRAGEFDVALVIMHGPGGEDGRLQGLLDLVGLPYQCAGVLGCALAMDKPRAKELFRAAGIPVAPDLVLRRGEADPAGRVLAELGLPVIVKPAREGSSFGISMVREAQELAPALEAAFKLDRVVLAERLLAGRELTAGVVGNRELTALPLVEIVPGKEHAFFDFTAKYTPGASQEICPAPVDEATTKQVQELGMAAHRALGLKGYSRTDFILTDEGPFALETNTIPGMTETSLLPQAAAAAGMDFPTFIDKLIDLALEDQ
- a CDS encoding HDIG domain-containing metalloprotein translates to MAEPYLGFRPDTPLPSVDQIRELWDEFAMLDNIREHSLVVCGVALRLADWLSESGLGLNRRAVEAGALLHDIAKTMCLGQKCRHDLEGGRIMQEMGYGELAYLVSNHVLLPPEQPLDETMVVNYADKRVTHDQLVSLPERFAYITQRYGRGDPALEARIALGLERARQAESLIFTHIDHGRAPADLTPRTVTL